A window from Felis catus isolate Fca126 chromosome B1, F.catus_Fca126_mat1.0, whole genome shotgun sequence encodes these proteins:
- the CLGN gene encoding calmegin, which yields MHFQSFWLYLGVLFISINAEFMDDGGEMEDFDENSEEIDVNEGELSSEIKYKTPQPIGEVYFTETFDSGRLAGWVLSKAKKDDTDEEISIYDGRWEIEELKENRIPGDRGLVLKSRAKHHAISATLAKPFIFADKPLIVQYEVNFQDGIDCGGAYIKLLADTDGLNLENFYDKTSYTIMFGPDKCGEDYKLHFIFRHKHPKTGVFEEKHAKPPDVDLKKFFTDRKTHLYTLVMNPDDTFEVLIDQIVVNQGSLLEDVVPPINPPKEIEDPSDKKPDEWDERAKIPDLSAVKPEDWDESEPAQIEDLSAVKPDGWLDDEPKFIPDPNAEKPDDWNEDMDGEWEAPRISNPACQIGCGEWTPPMIDNPKYKGVWRPPMIDNPNYQGIWSPRKIPNPDYFEDDHPFLLTSFRALGLELWSMTSNIYFDNFIICSEKEIADRWAADGWGVKIMTANANEPGVFKQLMVAAEERPWLWLIYLVTAGLPVALIALFCWPRKVKKKYEESEYKKTDICKPQTKGALEQEVKEKKAILEKPVDLGEEKKQSDGESLEKEEEGEPEEKSEEEIEIIEGQEEGNKSNKSGSEDEMKEADESTGSGDGPVKSVRKRRVRKE from the exons ATGCATTTCCAAAGCTTTTGGCTATATTTGGGTGTTCTGTTCATCTCAATTAATGCAGAATTTATGGATGATGGTGGTGAGATGGAAGATTTTGatgaaaattcagaagaaattgATGTTAATGAAGGTGAACTCTCCTCAGAG aTTAAATATAAGACACCTCAACCTATAGGAGAAGTGTATTTTACAGAAACTTTTGATAGTGGAAGGTTGGCTGG GTGGGTCTTATCAAAAGCTAAGAAAGATGATACAGATGAGGAGATTTCCATATATGatg gAAGATGGGAAATAGAAGAATTGAAAGAAAACCGAATACCTGGTGACAGAGGGCTGGTGTTGAAATCTCGAGCAAAGCATCATGCGATATCTGCAACATTAGCAAAACCCTTCATTTTTGCTGATAAACCTTTGATTGTTCA ATATGAAGTAAATTTTCAAGATGGTATTGATTGTGGAGGTGCATACATTAAACTCCTAGCAGACACTGATGGTTTGAATCTG GAAAACTTTTATGATAAAACATCCTATACCATTATGTTTGGACCAGATAAATGTGGAGAAGATTATAAACTTCATTTTATCTTCAGACATAAACATCCCAAAACTGGAGTTTTTGAAGAGAAACATGCCAAACCTCCAGATGTAGACCTTAAAAAGTTCTTTACAGACAGGAAGACTCATCTTTATACCCTTG TGATGAATCCAGATGACACATTTGAAGTATTAATTGATCAAATAGTTGTAAACCAAGGAAGCCTACTAGAAGATGTGGTTCCTCCTATCAATCCtcccaaagaaattgaagatcCCAGTGACAAAAAGCCTGATGAATGGGATGAAAGAGCAAAAATCCCTGATCTTTCTGCTGTCAAACCAGAAGACTG GGATGAAAGTGAACCTGCCCAAATAGAAGATTTAAGTGCTGTGAAGCCTGATGGCTGGCTTGATGATGAACCAAAATTTATTCCAGATCCTAATGCTGAGAAACCTGATGACTG GAATGAAGACATGGATGGAGAATGGGAGGCACCTCGTATTTCTAATCCAGCATGTCAAATTGGGTGTGGTGAGTGGACACCTCCCATGATAGATAACCCCAAATACAAAGGAGTGTGGAGACCTCCAATGATAGATAATCCTAACTACCAG ggAATCTGGAGTCCTCGAAAAATTCCCAACCCAGATTATTTTGAGGATGATCATCCATTTCTTCTGACTTCTTTCCGTGCTCTTGGTTTAGAGCTTTGGTCTATGACCTCTAATATCTACtttgataattttattatctgttcagaaaaggaaatagcaGATCGCTGGGCTGCAGATGGTTGGGGAGTGAAAATAATGACAGCAAATGCTAATGAG CCTGGTGTATTTAAACAGTTAATGGTAGCTGCCGAAGAGCGCCCATGGCTTTGGCTCATTTATCTTGTGACGGCAGGGCTTCCAGTAGCAttaattgctttattttgttgGCCAAGAAAAGTCaag AAAAAATATGAAGAGTCGGAGTATAAAAAAACTGACATATGTAAACCACAAACAAAGGGAGCACTAGAGCAagaagtgaaggaaaagaaagccatCCTGGAGAAACCAGTCGacttgggagaagaaaaaaagcaaagtgatGGTGAAAGTCTTGAAAAAG AAGAGGAAGGTGAACCTGAGGAAAAGAGTGAAGAAGAAATCGAAATCATTGAAGGACAAGAAGAAggtaataaatcaaataaatctgGATCAGAGGATGAG ATGAAGGAAGCAGATGAGAGCACAGGATCTGGAGATGGGCCAGTGAAGTCAGTACGCAAAAGAAGAGTGCGAAAGGAATAA